A stretch of Fundicoccus culcitae DNA encodes these proteins:
- a CDS encoding type I restriction-modification system subunit M: MNESMRRELTSINIAEKSQLIWNIADTSLRGLYKPHEYGEVILPMTVIKRFHDILLPTREKVLDEVEKRKNLAVKEGFFRRASGYVFYNTSLYTFESLLTDSENIEANFRAYLNGFSDNVQDIIAHFELDTHITKLAKSDRLFQVLQEFSTPKGYMGADKISSTDMGYIFEDLVKRFSESYNEDAGEHFTSRDIIYLMTDILLENEKVSLESDGVSKSVYDQTMGTSQMLTAMEERLKLLDSEANVQLYGQEINPQTFAIAKSDMLIRGGSPDTMFLGNTLTDDKFSGFKFDYAISNPPFGIDWKTAYKKVKTEHDKGAEGRFEPGLPRKSDGQLLFMLNGLSKLKDTGRMAIVHNGSALFSGSAGGGESEIRRYVIENDWLEAIVQLPNDVFYNTGITTYIWIFSKTKEPLREGKIQLIDASNMFEKRRKPIGTKRVDLSEPCREVIVQAYGEFLNKEYRMGNKTVDSKIFDNEDFGSYKVTVESPQKDEFGNPILKKGKPVVDTSLRDTEDIPLKEDITEYFEREVKPFNPEAWIDKSKTKIGYEIPFTRLFYKYEAPEKTEDIAKRISEIESRIVKSFEALSGEEVEVDDE, translated from the coding sequence ATGAATGAATCAATGAGAAGAGAATTGACAAGTATAAATATAGCTGAAAAATCACAATTAATATGGAATATTGCTGATACATCATTGAGAGGACTCTACAAACCACATGAATACGGAGAAGTAATTCTTCCAATGACTGTGATAAAACGCTTTCATGACATCTTGCTTCCAACAAGGGAAAAAGTCCTAGATGAAGTGGAGAAACGAAAAAATCTTGCTGTTAAGGAAGGATTCTTTAGACGTGCATCTGGGTATGTTTTCTATAATACAAGTCTATACACCTTTGAATCTCTTCTTACAGACTCAGAAAATATTGAAGCAAATTTTCGAGCTTATCTCAATGGATTCTCTGACAATGTGCAAGACATAATAGCACACTTTGAATTGGATACCCATATTACAAAACTTGCCAAATCAGATAGATTGTTTCAAGTTTTACAAGAATTTTCGACACCTAAAGGGTATATGGGAGCCGATAAGATTAGTTCAACAGATATGGGATATATTTTTGAAGACTTAGTTAAACGATTCTCTGAAAGTTACAACGAAGATGCAGGAGAGCACTTCACCTCCAGAGATATCATTTATTTGATGACAGACATCTTATTAGAGAATGAAAAAGTCAGCTTAGAAAGTGATGGAGTATCAAAGTCTGTCTATGATCAGACAATGGGAACGAGTCAAATGTTGACTGCCATGGAGGAAAGATTAAAGCTTCTAGATAGTGAAGCAAATGTACAATTGTATGGTCAGGAAATCAATCCACAAACATTTGCAATTGCAAAATCAGATATGCTAATTCGCGGAGGCAGCCCCGATACAATGTTTTTAGGGAATACATTGACTGATGACAAATTTTCAGGCTTTAAGTTTGACTATGCGATTTCTAACCCTCCATTTGGGATTGACTGGAAAACTGCATATAAAAAAGTCAAAACTGAACATGACAAAGGTGCAGAAGGAAGATTTGAACCAGGACTACCAAGAAAATCTGATGGTCAATTACTTTTCATGTTAAATGGACTAAGCAAATTAAAAGATACTGGTCGAATGGCAATTGTTCATAATGGTTCAGCCTTGTTCAGTGGATCAGCTGGAGGTGGCGAGAGTGAAATTCGACGTTATGTCATTGAAAATGATTGGCTAGAAGCTATTGTGCAATTACCAAATGATGTTTTCTATAATACAGGAATCACAACCTATATCTGGATTTTTTCTAAAACAAAAGAGCCTTTACGCGAAGGTAAGATACAATTGATTGATGCATCAAACATGTTTGAAAAGAGACGTAAGCCTATTGGGACTAAGCGGGTGGATTTGAGTGAACCATGTCGTGAAGTGATAGTTCAAGCATACGGAGAGTTTTTGAACAAAGAATACCGAATGGGAAATAAAACTGTTGATTCTAAAATCTTTGATAACGAAGATTTTGGTTCATACAAAGTGACTGTGGAATCACCACAAAAGGATGAATTCGGCAACCCTATTTTGAAAAAAGGTAAGCCAGTTGTTGACACTAGTTTAAGGGATACAGAAGACATACCACTAAAAGAGGATATTACAGAGTATTTTGAACGTGAAGTTAAACCATTTAATCCCGAAGCGTGGATAGATAAAAGTAAAACTAAAATTGGTTACGAAATACCTTTTACTCGTTTATTCTATAAATATGAGGCTCCAGAAAAAACAGAGGACATTGCAAAACGTATCTCAGAAATAGAGTCAAGAATTGTAAAGAGTTTTGAAGCCTTATCTGGTGAGGAGGTTGAAGTGGACGATGAGTAG
- a CDS encoding restriction endonuclease subunit S: protein MSRPMKDSYVEWIGFIPTNWNVQRLKFLSSIKTGNKDTIDKVDEAEFPFFVRSPKVERIDSYSFDGEAILTAGDGVGAGKVFHYANGKFNYHQRVYNIHNFKNINGIFLYYYMKVNFIKEVEKGTAKSTVDSIRLHMLQNFSVCLPPIEEQQRIVSFLDEKVTHIDSILADTKESIEALKSYKQSLITETVTKGLDANVEMKDSGIEWIGLIPTHWNSALLSQYFKQVKNKNKELIETNLLSLSYGKIIQKDINTTDGLLPSNFEGYNIIQDNDIVLRMTDLQNDKTSLRVGYSNQDGIITSAYITVRPYNTIHSHYVYFFLHSFDIYKGFYGMGSGVRQNVTFEILKKLEILLPPLNEQKMIVEYIENKILVIDELINDKESLIKEIESYKKSFIYEYVTGKKEVK from the coding sequence ATGAGTAGACCAATGAAAGACAGTTATGTGGAATGGATAGGTTTTATACCAACTAATTGGAATGTGCAACGGTTAAAATTTCTTAGTAGCATAAAAACGGGAAATAAAGATACTATTGATAAAGTCGATGAGGCAGAGTTTCCTTTTTTTGTTAGATCACCTAAAGTTGAGAGAATTGATAGTTATTCATTTGATGGAGAGGCAATTCTTACAGCAGGAGACGGCGTGGGGGCGGGGAAAGTTTTTCACTATGCTAACGGTAAATTCAATTATCATCAACGTGTTTATAATATACATAATTTTAAAAATATAAACGGTATTTTTTTATATTACTATATGAAAGTTAATTTTATAAAAGAAGTAGAGAAAGGTACAGCTAAATCGACTGTTGATTCAATTCGGTTACACATGCTACAGAATTTTTCGGTTTGCTTACCTCCAATAGAAGAACAACAAAGAATTGTATCTTTTCTTGACGAAAAAGTTACTCACATCGATAGCATACTAGCAGACACTAAAGAGTCAATTGAAGCACTAAAATCATACAAACAGTCCCTCATTACTGAGACTGTAACAAAAGGATTAGATGCTAATGTGGAGATGAAAGATAGTGGAATTGAATGGATTGGTTTGATACCTACACATTGGAATTCAGCATTGCTCAGTCAATACTTTAAACAAGTAAAGAATAAAAATAAAGAATTAATTGAAACTAATTTATTATCACTCTCTTATGGGAAAATAATTCAAAAAGATATCAATACCACAGATGGACTTTTACCAAGTAATTTTGAAGGGTACAATATCATTCAAGATAATGACATTGTACTACGAATGACTGACCTTCAAAACGATAAAACAAGTTTACGTGTAGGATATTCTAATCAGGACGGTATAATTACATCAGCATATATAACTGTTAGGCCATATAATACAATTCATAGTCATTATGTTTATTTTTTCTTACATTCATTTGATATTTATAAAGGGTTCTATGGTATGGGCTCAGGAGTCCGACAAAATGTGACATTTGAAATACTAAAAAAATTAGAGATACTTTTACCACCATTAAATGAGCAGAAGATGATAGTAGAGTATATTGAAAATAAAATTCTAGTAATTGATGAGTTAATAAATGATAAAGAATCATTAATAAAGGAGATAGAATCTTATAAAAAATCTTTCATCTATGAATACGTCACTGGAAAGAAGGAAGTGAAGTAA
- a CDS encoding type I restriction endonuclease subunit R: MAITNTREVQFESDIEHYLINKGGYTKGNQSTYDKDLAMDVEKLASFLEDTQSKEWRKYLRIYGDDAIYQLGKRVNDMIDQYGLLHVLRSEVTDRGCRFKLIAFKPESTLNTETMRMYEANRIEVIRQFSYEKERNYTLDMVLSINGIPMVALELKNQLTGQSVDDAKTQYIRNRNPREKCFQFNKRFLVYFAVDLYEAWMTTKLAKEKTYFLPFNQGSNGAGNVGGKGNPSNSDGYATSYLWENILKKDSLLAILQRFLHLDVDEKTKKQSLIFPRYHQWDLVTKLSADVKANGAGKNYLAQHSTGSGKSYSITWLAYRLSTLHDELNQSVFNTVIIVTDRRVLDQQLQKDIMSFDHTPGVVETIDEKKSSKDLRDAINDGRRIIITTLQKFPVIYKEVENTQGKKFAVIVDEAHSSQTGSSAQKLKVALGDKTEALRQFAEIEELEEEELIDEEDFIVQEMLAHGKHSNMSFFAFTATPKPQTIEMFETPRTDGGYRPFHIYSMRQAIEEGFILDVLENYMTYETSYQIAKATEDNPEIPVTQGVKAIRRFQSMHPFNLRQKTIVMVEQFREITAKKINGQAKAMLVTSSRLHAVRYYYEFKDYIKEQGYDNLDVLVAFTGVVNDAEREYSEASINKTKDGRPISERQLPNEFDTDNFNMLIVAEKYQTGFNQPKLHTMFIDKKLKGVKAVQTLSRLNRTTSGKTDTFILDFANKAEDIQEAFKPYFDATELSEPIDVNMVYDMQQRIRAKYLYNDSDIDKFIKIYYKEGRQTNTDLGRMTSLFKPILERYQDLGEEEQYQFRVGLRKFIKWYGYITQITRIFDGELHKEFIFAKYLEKFIPKVDRENVDLDGIIQLEYYNLKESFKGDISIKENDGAYELTQVKGNTDPMKPEELSDTLDSIINGINKEYPGVVSEENRVILEDLVSVINEENKQLERSAKTNDFKMFLDTFQPIFDDKTIEQYDKTIETHDKKMKAYEKIFQDPELYHAVRIVLAKEAYKKYRSVVL, encoded by the coding sequence ATGGCAATCACAAATACTCGTGAAGTACAATTTGAATCTGATATTGAACATTATTTGATAAATAAAGGTGGGTACACAAAAGGAAATCAGTCAACCTATGATAAAGATTTGGCAATGGATGTTGAAAAGCTTGCTTCTTTTCTTGAAGATACACAGTCAAAAGAATGGCGAAAGTATCTCAGGATATACGGAGACGATGCAATCTACCAATTGGGAAAACGTGTGAATGATATGATTGACCAATACGGTCTGTTACATGTTTTAAGGTCAGAAGTGACTGATCGTGGGTGTCGATTTAAGCTTATAGCATTCAAGCCAGAGTCAACACTAAATACAGAAACAATGAGAATGTACGAAGCAAATCGAATTGAAGTCATCCGACAGTTTTCTTATGAAAAAGAGCGGAACTATACATTGGATATGGTGTTGTCAATCAATGGAATCCCTATGGTTGCTTTAGAACTTAAAAACCAACTGACTGGACAATCTGTGGATGATGCAAAAACTCAGTACATTAGAAATAGGAATCCTAGAGAAAAGTGTTTTCAATTCAATAAACGCTTCTTGGTCTACTTTGCTGTAGATTTGTACGAGGCATGGATGACAACTAAGCTAGCAAAAGAAAAAACATACTTTCTTCCATTTAACCAAGGATCTAATGGAGCTGGGAATGTTGGAGGTAAGGGGAACCCATCAAATTCTGATGGCTATGCCACATCCTATCTTTGGGAAAACATTCTAAAAAAAGATAGTCTGTTAGCAATTCTACAACGATTTTTACATTTGGATGTAGATGAAAAAACCAAGAAACAGAGTCTCATCTTTCCTAGATACCATCAATGGGATTTGGTCACAAAGCTTTCTGCTGATGTAAAAGCAAATGGAGCTGGGAAGAACTATCTAGCTCAACACTCTACAGGTTCAGGAAAAAGCTACAGTATCACTTGGCTAGCCTACCGACTATCTACATTGCATGATGAATTGAATCAATCTGTCTTCAATACTGTCATCATTGTTACTGATCGCCGAGTCCTAGACCAACAACTTCAAAAAGATATCATGAGTTTTGACCATACTCCAGGAGTTGTTGAAACCATTGATGAGAAAAAATCATCAAAAGACCTAAGAGATGCTATCAATGATGGACGAAGAATCATCATAACTACCTTGCAAAAGTTTCCAGTCATTTACAAAGAAGTTGAAAACACGCAAGGGAAAAAATTTGCAGTAATTGTCGATGAGGCTCATTCTTCTCAAACTGGTAGTAGTGCCCAAAAGCTAAAGGTTGCACTTGGTGATAAGACAGAAGCATTGCGTCAATTTGCTGAAATAGAAGAGCTAGAAGAAGAGGAACTGATAGACGAAGAGGACTTCATCGTTCAAGAAATGTTGGCGCACGGAAAACACAGTAACATGAGTTTCTTTGCATTTACAGCAACACCAAAACCTCAGACAATTGAGATGTTTGAAACACCTCGTACTGACGGTGGGTATCGTCCGTTCCACATATATAGTATGAGACAAGCGATTGAAGAAGGGTTCATTTTGGATGTCCTAGAAAACTATATGACCTATGAAACAAGTTACCAAATTGCGAAAGCAACAGAGGACAACCCTGAGATCCCAGTGACTCAAGGTGTAAAAGCTATTCGAAGGTTTCAATCCATGCATCCTTTCAATTTACGACAAAAAACAATCGTCATGGTTGAGCAGTTCAGAGAAATTACAGCAAAAAAAATAAATGGACAAGCTAAAGCGATGCTAGTAACCTCTAGTCGACTTCATGCAGTTCGGTATTACTATGAGTTTAAAGACTATATAAAGGAACAGGGTTACGACAATCTCGATGTTTTGGTTGCCTTCACGGGTGTTGTCAATGATGCGGAAAGAGAATACAGTGAGGCTAGTATCAATAAAACTAAAGATGGCAGACCTATTTCTGAGAGACAACTTCCTAATGAATTTGATACGGATAATTTCAACATGCTAATTGTTGCTGAAAAGTACCAAACTGGATTTAACCAGCCTAAGCTACATACGATGTTCATTGACAAGAAACTAAAAGGCGTCAAAGCAGTACAGACACTTTCTCGATTAAATAGAACTACATCAGGTAAGACAGACACATTTATATTAGATTTTGCTAATAAAGCTGAGGACATTCAAGAAGCCTTTAAGCCATACTTTGATGCAACAGAACTAAGTGAACCAATTGATGTCAATATGGTATACGATATGCAACAAAGAATAAGAGCCAAATACCTATACAATGATTCCGACATCGACAAGTTCATCAAAATTTACTATAAAGAAGGTCGACAGACAAATACTGATCTGGGGAGGATGACAAGTCTTTTTAAACCGATACTAGAAAGATACCAAGATTTAGGGGAAGAGGAACAGTATCAATTTAGAGTCGGATTACGTAAGTTCATCAAGTGGTATGGATATATCACTCAAATTACAAGAATATTTGATGGGGAACTACACAAAGAATTCATTTTCGCCAAGTATCTTGAAAAGTTCATTCCGAAGGTAGATAGGGAGAATGTAGATTTAGACGGTATCATTCAACTGGAGTACTACAATTTAAAAGAGAGTTTCAAAGGAGATATTTCCATCAAGGAGAACGATGGGGCATACGAATTAACTCAAGTAAAAGGAAACACAGACCCAATGAAACCAGAAGAGCTAAGTGATACATTAGATAGTATTATTAATGGGATCAATAAAGAGTATCCAGGAGTGGTCTCAGAAGAGAATAGGGTAATTCTTGAAGATTTGGTTTCTGTAATTAATGAAGAAAATAAGCAACTAGAACGTTCTGCTAAAACTAATGACTTCAAAATGTTCTTAGATACGTTTCAACCAATCTTTGATGACAAGACCATAGAGCAATACGACAAGACAATTGAGACTCATGACAAAAAAATGAAAGCATATGAGAAAATTTTTCAAGACCCAGAGCTATACCATGCTGTTAGGATAGTATTAGCGAAAGAAGCGTACAAGAAGTATCGAAGTGTAGTGCTGTAA
- a CDS encoding multicopper oxidase family protein, which translates to MKKQVNVIRLGIVLLLFATISFIFFPNQAGQISGMGMMNMNGEVTTELAPSNEPSNKLNLPSILEGVTNPDGEISYTITAQQGNTQLKEGAATQSYGYNGSILGPIIHLRTGQQVSIQTENELDTATSFHWHGLEVPSNVDGGPHSPIAPNQSVNLEFTVNQEAATLWFHPHPHGETAEQVYYGLAGLIYIEDDHSDSLAIPKEYGINDFPVIIQDRLFDENNQLNYSTAYSPDGTYGDTLVINGTINPYVDVKNEKIRLRLLNGSNARNYQFHLSDDTSFYQITSDGGFLNEPIPMESLQLVPGERAEIIVDLSSYTMGDTIQLMTGDVPVLTLNVTEESTEEDVPLPTTMNTITHTADEVSPDKKMTFSGMGNMVTIDGKQFDMDRIDLQAKVGEKEVWEIENTRHMMGGMIHPFHLHGLQFKVLNRNGAIPPENERGWKDTIALYPGESVQIEVDFPEKGLFMYHCHLLEHEDTGMMGQILVE; encoded by the coding sequence TTGAAGAAGCAAGTTAACGTTATACGTTTAGGGATTGTCTTACTGTTGTTTGCTACTATCTCTTTTATTTTTTTCCCCAATCAAGCTGGACAAATATCGGGAATGGGCATGATGAACATGAACGGTGAGGTCACGACCGAATTAGCGCCGTCAAACGAGCCATCGAATAAACTAAATCTTCCTTCTATTCTTGAAGGTGTAACCAACCCAGATGGAGAGATTTCTTATACTATTACCGCACAGCAAGGCAATACACAATTAAAAGAAGGGGCAGCCACCCAAAGCTATGGTTATAACGGCTCTATCTTAGGACCAATCATTCACCTAAGAACCGGTCAACAGGTTTCCATTCAAACTGAAAATGAATTGGATACGGCTACTTCCTTTCATTGGCACGGTTTGGAAGTACCATCGAATGTAGATGGTGGACCACATTCGCCTATTGCTCCCAATCAAAGCGTCAATTTAGAATTCACGGTTAATCAGGAAGCGGCAACCCTCTGGTTTCATCCTCATCCCCACGGTGAAACAGCAGAACAGGTTTATTATGGCTTGGCGGGTCTAATTTATATCGAAGACGATCATTCAGACTCTTTGGCGATTCCTAAGGAATATGGCATCAATGATTTTCCGGTTATCATCCAAGACCGCCTCTTCGATGAAAATAATCAGCTCAATTATTCCACTGCTTATAGTCCTGACGGAACTTATGGGGATACCTTGGTTATAAACGGAACCATTAACCCTTATGTAGACGTTAAGAATGAGAAAATCCGGCTGCGTCTCCTTAATGGATCCAATGCCCGCAACTACCAATTTCATCTGTCTGATGACACTAGTTTCTACCAGATTACTTCGGATGGTGGATTCCTGAATGAACCTATCCCAATGGAAAGCTTGCAACTTGTTCCGGGGGAACGAGCGGAGATTATTGTTGATCTCAGCAGCTATACTATGGGAGACACCATTCAATTAATGACAGGTGATGTCCCCGTTCTAACGCTTAATGTGACCGAAGAAAGTACCGAAGAAGATGTACCTTTACCAACTACGATGAATACCATCACTCATACAGCTGATGAGGTATCCCCGGATAAAAAGATGACTTTTAGTGGAATGGGGAATATGGTCACGATTGACGGCAAACAATTTGACATGGACCGAATCGATTTGCAAGCAAAAGTAGGAGAAAAAGAGGTCTGGGAAATAGAAAATACACGACACATGATGGGTGGTATGATTCATCCCTTCCATCTTCACGGTCTTCAATTCAAAGTGCTAAACCGAAATGGCGCAATCCCTCCTGAAAATGAACGAGGTTGGAAAGATACCATTGCTCTTTATCCTGGTGAGAGCGTCCAAATTGAAGTTGACTTTCCAGAAAAAGGCCTCTTCATGTATCACTGTCACCTTCTAGAACATGAAGACACTGGTATGATGGGCCAAATCTTAGTAGAATAG